The genomic region CCTGAGGAGAGCGAGGCTGAAGGCCGGGCCATCTTCGAGGCTTACGGCCGGGACTGGATCAGGCAGTCCCGGAAGCTGGGCGAGGAGTATCCGGACCGGACCTATGAGGTTCTTTTGGAGGCGGTGGACAAGACCGGGGGTTATTTGCGGTTTGCCTTGGTGCCGCAGCGTTTTATAGAGATTGCCTATCTGAGCACCCAGGACATTCCCGTTTTACCGATTATTGAGAACAATCACCACCGGCTGGTTTATCGGGTCACGGACTGTCTGACGTTCAAGAAGATAACGGAGAAGTGCGGTCAGGAGGTGGCGAACCGTCTGCCTTGCCGGTATGCCTGCCTGACGGCCTGCGAAACCCTTCACCAGGACCTGGAGATTGACGCCCGCGTCCAGATGGAGGCGCAGACGCCCCAGGACGGCTACTGTCAGTTTGCGGCCCGCAGGGCCTAGCCGCCGGAAAGCAGCATCAGCACATCCAGAGACTGGTATTTCCATCGAACCACGGCCCGGCCGTGGTTCACACTTTATAAGGCCTGCGGCTATGAAGATTGACCTGCATATCCATACCAATCACGGCTCTGGCTGCGCCTACATGGAGCCGGGCGAGCTTGTCGAGCGGGCCAAAGCCGTTGGTTTGGACGGCGTCTGCATAACCGAACACAACCGGATCTGGGACCAAAAGGCCATTGAACAGCTGAAAAGCAGACATGACTTCCTGGTCATCGGGGGAGTCGAAGTCAGCACCGACTGCGGCGAAATCCTCGTCTTCGGGCTTAACGAACCCGTGTTGAACGTTTACCGCGCCCATGAACTCAAAAGAATGGTGGATGAGGTCGGCGGGGTGATGATCCTGGCCCACCCTTTTCGATTCGAGCCTGAAACAGTGGCCGCATGCTCCCTTGCCTCTTCCGCAAACAACCCCGGGCTGTCCAGGGAGATGGAGGCTATTCTTCAGCGCCCTGTTTTCAGGCTCGTGGACGCGGTTGAGGTTTACAATGGCCGATCCGGTTTAAAGGAACGCGACCTGGCGGCCATGGTCGCCGAACAGCTGAGCTTGAAGAGCACCGGAGGCAGCGATGCCCACGCCAGCCTGGCCGTCGGCGCCTGCTACACCCTTTTTGAAGAAGAAGTGAGAGACGAACAGGACCTCATCGCCCAGATTAAGAACGGCCGCATCTATGGGGTGGACCGGCGATGGGAGATTTCTTGGAGCAATGAAGTTAAGGAGGCAAGATGAGGCTTTCCGAAAAGGTGGCCGTGGTTACCGGCGCGGCCAGCGGCATCGGCCGGGCTATTGCCTGGAAGTTTGCCACTGAAGGGGCGCACGTGGTCGTCAACGATCTCAGCCTCATGGCCGCCGAGAGTCTGACTGAAAAAATCAAGGAGCTGGGCCGGAAGACCATTCCGGTCCAGGCCGATGTCTCGCGCCTGCAAGAGGTGGAGCGGGTCTTCGAGCAGGCGGCCGCTGCTTTCGGCCGGGTGGATATCCTGGTCTCCAATGCGGGTATTAGAAAGGACGCCCCGGTGCACGCTATGACCGAACCCGAGTGGGATCAGGTCATCAACGTCCAGCTCAAGGGCTGTTTTAACACGGTCAAACTGGCTCAGAAATACATGATACGGCAAACTTATGGCAAGATCATCGTCATCGCCTCCCCGGTGCCTTCAGGACTGGGCCGGTCGAGTGAGATCAACTACAGCGCCGCCAACGCCGGGCTGACCGGTCTGACCGCCTCCCTGGCCCTAGAACTTGGTAAGTACAATATCAATGTAAACTGCATCGCCCCGGACTTCATCGAAACGCAAATGACCAGAGAAAACGCTCGCCAGGACGGCCTGTACATGGACGACTTCAAGAAGGCGGCCCTGGCGCATATTCCGCTCCGGAGGCTGGGAACAGGGGAAGACGTCAGCAATGTGGCCCTCTTCCTGGCTTCTGACGAATCGAGCTACGTCACCGGCCAGGTCATCAAGGTCAGGGGCGGCCCCTGACAAACCCTTTTAATGAGGAACTGCAAACATGCATGATATCCCGGACACCGAAGAGACGGACGCCGCGGCGGAAAGGTACTGGCCTGAGGGATACAAGAGCGTTATCAAGGGCCGCGTCGGCAGGGCCTTTGCGGCTCAGGTCCAGGAGGCCGGCGCCTTTAAGGCCGTCTATGACGCGCTATATCACGAAGAATTCAAGAGCTATGAGCGGTTCGTCGATCGCCTGGCCGAGATGGTCGTCATCGGCGCGGAGAACGGGGCTGATGAAACCTTTGAAGAAATCTACGCCTCCTTTCGAAACCAGACCGCTTTGCCTGAGTCCCGTGCGCCGGCTCACTATTTGTGGCCGGAATCGTTCAGCCCGGACCTGAAAAACGAGCTGAAGCAGAATGTCTTTGAGGAGTACAGCCATCATCACGCCTACGAACACATCCATGAGGACCACTACCAAGGCATCCTGGACTTTGAAAGCTTTATCAACCAGGTCGCCGGCCTGGTGGTCACCGGCGCGGTCAACGGCGCAGATGACGCCATGAGCCGCATTTACCGGTCTTTTCTGAGCGCCGCTCCTCTGCCTCCGGCCCGCCGCCGCCCGAAGCGGATAAGGTAGTCAGTGTCTATTAAGAAAAGCCATCAACGGCCATACCGATTTAGAGTTTTAGAGTAGGGGCGGGGTTTATCCCCGCCCTCTTCCAGGAAGAATTATCATCATCTAATCAAGGGTTATACAGTGTAATGGGGAAGAACCTGAATATTGATTTCTTTGACACCGGGGATGGTTTTCGTTATTTTCTCTATCTTTTGAACCAATCTTGGTTCTTGCTCCAGCGGGGCTTCTGTTTTAATATAAACCAATCCGTTATTGGCAGTCACTTCAATGTCTGGCTTTGTGTCTATTAAGGCAGCCTTGACCTCAGCAGAGAGGGTTAGATCATCCATTGCCTTTTGGGATTCAGCGGTCGTCTGAAAATGTTTCAACCCAATGGTATGGCATATGATGTCAACCGCCTCATCCACCCTGATATTATGGATATGGAGAACTAGATCGTAGAGGATGGGATCCCATGTGTCAATTCCATAGAGATCCCGGCTCCATTTTCTTCGTTGCGCGTCAATTTTTTTAAGAAAGTGTAAGGCTTCTTTCCTTGAAACCTCATCCCGCTCCATCACGATTTCCACACGGTCCTCTATATCGGCAATGATCCGAACCTTGAGGACATGGGGTATGTCTTTTACAAAAAAGTGACCTGCGAAGCCATGATATACTACATTGTCTTTCTGTAAGTGCTTCAGTAAGGCAGCCTGAATATAAGCAATGTATTTCTCTTTTCCATAAGTAAAGCGATTGAAAATGGAAGGTGCATCCTCAATGGCATGAAGGAGCTTTATTTCGGGAATGTGGAATTCTTCCGAGGCCTCCAGAAGGATTTCCCGAACAATGCATTCGTAGCCAAGTTTTTGAGCAGCCTTCTCAGCGACCTCTTTTCCTCTGCTATATGATCCTCTTGAAATCGTAATAACGGCCATAATCCACCTCATTGGCATGAGTAGAAGTTGATAGCTCTTACTAATTTATGATTATAACTATGTTTATATTTTACACTCAAATGGTAATTTAGCAAGGTTACTTTCAGTTAAAGTTTGAGGCAAAATCAATTGATAAGAATCTTCTTTTAACTAAACAAAGGCATATCTGTTTACTTAAACCCGTCTTCTCCCTAAAGGTAAGCTCCACGAACTGGAGGCCATCTATAAATCAGGCTGCAGAGGCTTGGGGAACCTGCTTAACTTTGGAAACTATCCCCTCCAAGATCAAAACCTCCCCCGGAACCTTTGCAAGGTTAATCCCTGCTATTACGCATCTGGTGACTGCTTTCAAAGGCCGCCGCCCGAAGCGGATTAGATAGTCAGTATCTATTAAGAAAAGCCATCAACGGCCATACCGATCTAGAGTCATCAAAAAAATACGGGCGGGGATAAACCCCGCCCCTACAATACCGATTTAGAGTCATCAAAAAAAATACGGGCGGGGATAAGCCCCACCTCTACAATACCGATTTAGAGTCATCATAAAAAATACGGGCGGGGATAAGCCCCACTTCTACAATACCGATTTAGAGTTTTAGAGTAGGGGCGGGGTTTATCCCCGCCCTCTTCCAAAGCTTGAAAACAGTTTCTTTGCCAAATAACCCTGGGGTTTCCCTTTAAAAAGGTTTATCGGAATGGTATTTTTATTAATCATTTTTGAACAGCCCCGCAGACCGGTTAGTAGCGGCCGGAGAGCCTATTTTGCCTTATACTGCGGCGGCCTCTTCTGGGCAAAGGCCCTGGCCCCTTCCATGAAATCCTCGGTGGTCCTGAGATAAGTGACCAGCTTCCTTTCCAGTTTCAAGCCTTCTTCTAAGGTCATATCATAACCCCTGACCATGGCCTCCTTGGCGGCCCTGACTCCAAGGGGTCCCCGGGTGCAGATGGTGTCGGCTATCTCCCTGGCGGTGGACATAAGCTGGTCCAGCGGCACGACCCTGCTTACCAGGCCGATGCGCAAGGCCTCCTGAGCGTTTATGCGGTTGCCAGTCAGCAGTATCTCGGCTGCCACTGCCCGCGGAACGAATCGCGGCAGTCTCTGGGTCGCGCCCGCGCCAGGCATGAAGCCGATGTTCACCTCGGGCTGGCCCAGTTGAGCATCCTCAGCCGCGATCCTGATATCGCAGGTCATGGCCAGCTCCAGGCCGCCGCCGAGGCAGTAGCCATGGATGGCGGCAATGAAAGGCTTCCAGATCATGTCGGCCCGAATGAGCGCGGCTTCCTGCCTCCCTTCGACCTCCTCGCTGGTGGCCGGTTGAAAGTCCTTTATGTCCGCCCCGGCGGAAAACGCCCTGTCCCCGGCCCCGGTAAGAATAGCGACCCACAGGTCAGGGTTGTCCTTAAAATCAATGAAGGCCGCCTGCATCTCCTCTCGCACATCCGCGTTCAGGGCGTTCATTGCTTCAGGCCGATTGATGGTGATGATGGCAATCCGGCCTTCCTTTTCATAGTCAACCGCCATAATAAACCTCCTTCATTTTTCAAGCTTTAAGTTGTTTCAAATCAGGCCGGGCCGCGAGCCAGGGAGTTAAAAACACGGCCTGACTAAATCAAAAGGAATATATTTTTGCGCGCTCATACCGTTTTGACTTCGTAAGCCCTTTATCCTTTGATGGAGGCATAGACCTGGTCGCCGATTCTGAGGTAACGCTCCCACCAGCGGGCGCCGCCCAGCATGCGGTTGCATAAAAACGCCACAGCCAGGCGCTGCCTCGGGTCAGCCCAGGCCACACCGGCGCCTCCACCGGCATGA from Deltaproteobacteria bacterium harbors:
- a CDS encoding PHP domain-containing protein; translation: MKIDLHIHTNHGSGCAYMEPGELVERAKAVGLDGVCITEHNRIWDQKAIEQLKSRHDFLVIGGVEVSTDCGEILVFGLNEPVLNVYRAHELKRMVDEVGGVMILAHPFRFEPETVAACSLASSANNPGLSREMEAILQRPVFRLVDAVEVYNGRSGLKERDLAAMVAEQLSLKSTGGSDAHASLAVGACYTLFEEEVRDEQDLIAQIKNGRIYGVDRRWEISWSNEVKEAR
- the fabG gene encoding 3-oxoacyl-ACP reductase FabG — its product is MRLSEKVAVVTGAASGIGRAIAWKFATEGAHVVVNDLSLMAAESLTEKIKELGRKTIPVQADVSRLQEVERVFEQAAAAFGRVDILVSNAGIRKDAPVHAMTEPEWDQVINVQLKGCFNTVKLAQKYMIRQTYGKIIVIASPVPSGLGRSSEINYSAANAGLTGLTASLALELGKYNINVNCIAPDFIETQMTRENARQDGLYMDDFKKAALAHIPLRRLGTGEDVSNVALFLASDESSYVTGQVIKVRGGP
- a CDS encoding cytidylate kinase family protein; protein product: MAVITISRGSYSRGKEVAEKAAQKLGYECIVREILLEASEEFHIPEIKLLHAIEDAPSIFNRFTYGKEKYIAYIQAALLKHLQKDNVVYHGFAGHFFVKDIPHVLKVRIIADIEDRVEIVMERDEVSRKEALHFLKKIDAQRRKWSRDLYGIDTWDPILYDLVLHIHNIRVDEAVDIICHTIGLKHFQTTAESQKAMDDLTLSAEVKAALIDTKPDIEVTANNGLVYIKTEAPLEQEPRLVQKIEKITKTIPGVKEINIQVLPHYTV
- a CDS encoding enoyl-CoA hydratase/isomerase family protein; this translates as MAVDYEKEGRIAIITINRPEAMNALNADVREEMQAAFIDFKDNPDLWVAILTGAGDRAFSAGADIKDFQPATSEEVEGRQEAALIRADMIWKPFIAAIHGYCLGGGLELAMTCDIRIAAEDAQLGQPEVNIGFMPGAGATQRLPRFVPRAVAAEILLTGNRINAQEALRIGLVSRVVPLDQLMSTAREIADTICTRGPLGVRAAKEAMVRGYDMTLEEGLKLERKLVTYLRTTEDFMEGARAFAQKRPPQYKAK